The DNA sequence CTGATTCTTTTCCAGCATTCTGACTCCGTCAGTGAACAGGAAAATTTCAACGGTTTCAATCCCGTTTTCCTTTCTTGCATCATTAATACGTTTTGCAACGTGCAGACCGGACATAACCTTTGATCTCTGATCCAAACCTGAATTTATTACTATAGCTATCTTCTGACTCATAATTAATCCTTACTTCCGCATATGCGCATATACTTATTAAAACTATTGCCTGAGTGTTGCACCATTCTTGTGTACATTAGACAGGACATCTACCGCCCTAATCCCCAGTTTCTATAACTCCTTCTTTGATTCAGCAAGTTCGCTCCAGTCGGCGAACGCCCGCCTGATGACGAACTCATCGTCCGTTGATTCCCTCAGTTTGTCCAGAGCCCTCCCTATGAGAGATATAGACAATTGGTTCGCCTCCTAGTATTGAAGTTGATAAAGATTTGTCAGAGAATAATAGAAATTCTCAAAATCTATGAACACAGCGGCCAGACTTTTTTTCAGCCACGCAACATATAGATTGTAAAAAGGAAATATGATTTACTAACAAAAAATTCTAATCATGACCTCCCAGCTTACGCAAGAATTCTGAAATGAGCATGAAACCTCTCTGTGCAAAGACTTCCCTTTCCCCTTCGTCAACTGGTTCCATAAAATCTGCATACAAAAGAGAACCTTCTGTTCTCTCGCTTGAAAACATGTTGCGTAATTTGTCTAGAGATTCCTGTATTTGTGGTTCTCCCCATAATGATCCAACACTGAGACTATGTCGTAAGCATCTTTATGTTTGTACCGGTCTCCCAGTGCAATACCTTTAGTGCCGAGACACCCCACGACATTAAGCATCTTGAAATCAACTTCCGTCACAGCACCGTTCGGCATCTCACCTCTCAAGCTATACCAGTAATTGTGCTGTAGACTTAATTCTGCCCCCAACATAGTGCGCGCACTTAGATCTGGTTGCAGTTCTCTATGCCGATGTTCCCTCCCGCTACTTTGATCCGGGAGCGTGAGAAAATCCACAGTTATATTTCGATAAACCTCATCCTTTCCTTTTATACTCTTTTCGAACGTGAACCTTTTGCCTGTCGCTTGTTCCCAACCAATTTCCTCTATTAATTCCACAATTGTTTGGTACTCATCATTCCCTACACGATCAGGGTCCACAATCAGATCGATGTATATCGAGCCGACGTGTCTGAAATTGTCTTCCGGAACCTTGTGAGACTCCAGTAGCAGGTATGGCACCTAACCTCCAATCAAAACAATAGCTTCCTTATAAGGCCTTAATGTGCGAATCAATTCAACAAGGGCACTCTTTGAGGAAGCAATTAAATGATCTTCAAAATCAGACGAATAACGTGTCTTCAAGTGGAATTCACTTCCGTTAAGTTTTTCTCTAGAAGTTTTTCTGCCTGCTCTTGCCCACGGGCAGGGTATGTAAATAGATCTACATAGAGTTGGATGTCACTTACCACATTTACCTCTCTGATTTTTCTTAAATTCATAAAGATACCTTCATCATAGGGTTCAAAAATCCTGACATTTGCTCCTGAAATTGTTGGTCTAAGGTCAAGTTTCTTTATCAGAGAATCTATGTCACCGGATGCGTACACCCAAACATCATTGTACCTAACAAATGGTGATACCAAAGAAGCCCCAGCCATTCCTGTAAGTGCGTATTTTATATTCAGCCCAGAAGTCACCTTCGCGAACTTTGGTATTATTTCGTCCGGGGTTTTTGCAAAAGAGAAGTAGCCGGTTGATCTGCTCTTTTCAACTGTCCAGTTTGTTGCCCAATCTTTTAGAAGTCTTTTCGGGTCTACAACCCTAATGCTCCTGTCCTTTTCCCTTGAGACATAACCTTTATCTTCGAGCTGGTTTATGACGAAGTAAACTCCGGCAGGGCTCATTCTGCACATATTGGCAAGTCCAGTGATCTTCCATCTGGAATCTGGGGTTTCAAGGATCGCTCGTAAAATGCGCGTTGCTTTAGTTGCGAGTATACCTCTCTTCAGCTGCCTTTCTGTGTCCCTCTCTTTGTTGCTTATGCGATCTACGAGAACCGAGTCAAATTTTAGATATACATCCCCTATCAAATCAATATATCCAATGTTTTCAGAGGTCAAAATTTCCCTGGACTTCTCACTGACGTATGGGGCAGCAAATACAGGATATGATCCTTTGTCCATTCCAACCAATTTTTTGAGTCGATAAATGGAACTCTGGACAATTCTTGGTTCACCGCTGGACTTAACCTCAATTAGTAGGTTTTTTTTAAGTTCTCCCGTTCGAACTCTGACAATCAAATCCGCACGTTTCCCTTTGTCTACTGGAACTTCTAATGATATGTCTTCTATTTTCATGTTTGGTAATAGGTTGGGTAGTTTCTCAGCGAGATTAGCTATCGTTTCTCGCTCATTCATTGGACGGGATTTAGTAGAATACATATTTTTACCAACTGGTAAATTACCTAAACATATTTAAAATCAATGAGAGGTCTCAAATGACTTTCCCATAATCGATCTATTCATTCCAATGTATCCTCCGTAATAAGAACATCCAAACCAATTTGAGGATGCGGAGGGCCGGATTCGAACCGGCGGACCCCTACGGGAATGGACCCTAAATCCATCGCCTTTAACCTAGCTCGACAACCTCCGCAATGGTATCCTACATTTACCGGGACTATATTAAAAGTATTCAATACTGTTGGGGCCAAATGAAATGGTCTCTCACCCAATTTACATTCTCGTTGTATTTTGGATAACATCAGCATAAGGATTCTAACTGAATGAACGTAAATGGTGTTTCAGCTAAAAGTTAATTGGAAATTAGCAATAATCTGCGAAAATCCAGTATATGTCAATTATAAGGAGCAGGGAAACCTGGAACTGGAAGATTTCTTATATCAACCCTGAATAAAGATGCGCATGGATCATCTAGAGAGGCTTTCCAGGTATTCCCTTTCAGACCCTGATAACGTTTCCATTCTTGTTTTGAATTACTCTGCTGATCAGTTTGAAAAAATATTCAGTAAGATGGAATTCGTGACAGCAATCAGGTTCATTACCGAAATCTCCGGAAAATTGTCTATACCGATAAACTATGCAAACAAGGAGGTATCGGATAACACCTTAATCAGGAAATTCATCGACGAGAAGACCAGCGAAAGATCACGTTTTCTACCGGCGATGACAGCATACGATGACAGGTTCAGGGAAGGCTTCATGAGATATATCCCGCAAAAAGGAAAGGTCATATCCGTGAGAAGTGAAGATGCCTTCACCAGCAGCACGTTGATAAAATCTGTCTCGGATAGCGGACGAAAGGCCATATATATCTGTGGTTTCAGAACAGAAGTAGATGTGAATATAACCGCTCTTTCATGCCTTTCGCACGGCTTCTTTCCCGTGGTCGTTTCAGACGCCACTTCCACATTTTCAGAGCGTTCCTTTTATTCGGCACTGGATAGCATGTCGCAGGTGGTGGAGGTCATAGATACCAGAGATTTAATTAAGCTCTGGGGAGATATTGACCAGCTATGAACCAACCAACGATAGTGTTAATCGGGGGCATACCCGGCGTCGGCAAGACCAGCATGGCTGGCGAAATTGCAAAGGCGCTTGACATAGACATTGTACTTTCCGGAGATTATCTGCGTGAATTCATACGACCCTTTGGGGATTATGGAAAATTTGCCGTTATGGGCACGAGTGTATATGACGCATGGAAATACTTTGGTGAAAAGAACAGGGAAAATGTTATTAGTGGTTTCCTTGCCCAGTCTGAGGTCATGAATACCGGCCTGAATGCAATATTGCGAAGGGCTCTTAACAACGGCGAAAATATGGTAGTAGAGCAGCTGCATTTCGTTCCATCACAGCTTGAGAAGGATGTGTTTGCTTCAATAATTCCTCTTTACCTTTACATCAAGGACATAGAGGTCCATAGAGAACGCCTACGGGAACGGGTAAATTTTACTCATTCAAATTCTCCCGGAGAGAGGCTTGCTGAACAGCTCGAAACATATAGGTTGATGATGGAATACTCAATGGAGGAATCCAGAGCCCGTAATGTCAGGATATTTGAGAGCAGCGATTACCATGTGGCACAGAAGGAAATAATTTCCTACGTAACAGAACAGGAGAAGGAATCACATGACAAGCTTCAATGAAATGGGCGAAACGCTTCTGCATGACCTTCAACGCGATGACATCTTTCCAGAGTTGGTTGATTACAGCGTTTCGTATGACCCCGGGAAGATTACCTACGCTCTCGGCTACCCGATCACCGGCATCGAAAAATTCCTGGGATATTCAGATAAGATAATCAATATCGCAAATTTCCCCTCGGTATCCATAACAACAGACTTCTCCAGGGCTCACGCTTTTTGCCAGAGCCTGCCGGGTAGTGGTAAGGATTCAGTGATCCTTGATGGGCAGGTGGATGAGAAATATACCCGCCGGTCAGAAAAGGCGCTCAATTATTTCAAGTCCCTGTACGGCATCAGCGGATCTTTTCGGTTCTTTGTGCAGCGGGAAAGAAGGTACAAGGAGGCAAAAGGTCTTGGAGAGTCTGCTGCAATAGCCGCCGCAGTTTCAAGGTCACTTGTCCTCAATGTGTTCGGGGAGAAAGCGGTTAACGACGATCAATTTGTGAGCCGTTTCGCCAGGCTTGTTTCCGGTTCGGGCACAAGATCAGTTGCCGGCGGGCTTTCCATGTGGATGTCCTTTCCTTCGATAAGGGAAAGGATGTCAATCGGGTTCAGGCTGAATGCGGACATCGGGAAGCTGAATATTGCAGCGGCACCTTCCGCGTCAGTGTTGAGGACTGAGGACGCTCATGGCGTTGCCATGAATTCATTGTTCTATGATAGATGGGGTCAGGGAAAATTTCAGTCCTGCAGGAACATTGCCAGAGGCAATATCAGCGAAGATGATATAATGGCAACTGCCCAGACAGATTTCTACAGGATAAATGCGGTTCTCATGTCTTCCGGTTCAATAATCCAGAATCACGAATCCCTTCAGCTCATAGAAAAAATCATTGAATTCAGGAAGAAGAACGATGGGTTATATTTTACTTCAGATACGGGCCCAAGCATTGTTCTGATGAGCAGGGATTGTTCTATAATCAGCGAATTCTCGGAATTCTCCGGATTAAAGTTCCTTGAAGGCAGCATTGTGACAGAATGGGATCATACACCCTGCAGGGATAGACTCCATGATGCAGAGGAATACTTCAATGCATGACAAGTTTCGGCTGTTCAGAGTATGAACCTTTCCCTCTCAACGTTTCTCTTCTCTACCCCCAACAGGCTGCTGTCAAGCTCCTTTCCGCCGTAAAGTTTCACATTGCTGTGCCCGAAGTATACTGCAGCTGTGTAGCGGCCAATAGCATCGCCCTTCAGGATTCCGCTTCCGCTTGTTCCCGTGCTGATAACCATGTTAAGCTCCCTGAAAACGTATGGATTCATGTCCGTGGTGCTGTAGGAATAGTAACCTGCCCAGCTGGAAGCTATTTTTGCCCTTGAAGTTGCCGGGAAGTACGCGGAAAGAACTTGCGCCATGCTGTAATTGTAGAAATCGGGTTCCGGTTGCGGATCTTCCGAGAACGAGAAGTCCCTGCCGATATCGTCGGTAAGCCCTATCCACATTGATCGTTCCTTCGGGGCAGGGCGTATATAGACGCCGTGCGACGGCAGTATGGTAAAAGGCAGGACGCCATCCTTGTTTATGGGTGAATGCATCACGGTCTCCTCTATTTCTTTGCCCGTAATGGTGAATATCTGCCGCTTTTTCGGTCGAACATGGCTGTCAATTCCTACCGGATCAAGAAGAGCGGTGGTCCACACGTCCGTGGCAAGTATATACGTATCTGCGGATAGTTTTCCAAGGTTCGTGTCAATGGATGCTATTTTCTTCTTCTGCCAGTTGAATGGCTCACCAGGGAAATTGAGTGGGTCAACCGGCTCGAGATTTACTTTTTTGAGCTCCGTGCTGAATGAAAATTCCACCCCCATCTTCTTCAGTTCCTCGTAGTAGAATTTTGAAATCAGGTCCGGTTCTATAATTCCACAGTTCAGCCCCAGCAGTCCAGCATCAATATCTGCCAGATCCATCAACTGTTTCTCCTGTTCCTCGGGAATTAGCCTGATATTCGGTATCTGTGATACCTCATCCTTGCCCAGGACTTTCACCCTGGTGCGTTTCGAGAACTCCTCAACTACTCCGGATCCAATCTGTTTATCGTCCATCAGAAACAGGTAACCAACGAAGTTCATCCCGATGTCATATCCGAGATTCTCCTGAACGTGTCTGTAGAAATCAATTGTTGAGGATGACAGCTTGAAGTTGACTTCGGACGAAAACAGGTCCCTGAAACCTGCCGCGCTCTTGCCGGTATTTCCCTGTGCGAACGATGGTGCTCTGTCTATGACGAGTATCCTGAGGTTCCTGCTCTCATTCTTAATGTGGTAAGCTGTGCTGAGTCCTATGATGCCGGCACCAACAATGATCACGTCGTAGCTGGAGTTTTTCACGGTAGAGGATTACAGGAAGAGATTAAAATCCTTGTCTCACGGTTGCTGCATGCATTATTTCGGGAAGCGTGCTTTGTTCCTATATTCTTAAATATCCTTTTGCAAATCTGGGGAGCATGCAACATGGTGACGGAATAATATTAAGAGTTGCCGAGGCTAATTCAACCGACCCTGGTATGTCCCGAGTCCGGCTGGATGAGGATTCAAGGATAGCACTTGGAACCGAAATCGGCGACGTTGTCGAGATTGAAAAGGCTAAAAAAACTGTCGGGAGGGTTTACAGGGCAAGGCCTGAAGATGAAAATCGCGGAATGGTCAGAATTGACAGCGTTATGAGAAACAATTGCGGTGCATCGATCGGGGACAAGGTCAGGGTAAAGAAGGTTCATGCAGAGGAAGCAAAAAAAGTGACCCTTGCCCCTATAATAAGGAAAGACCAGCGGCTGAAGTTCGGGGAAGGCATCGATGAGTTCGTTCAAAAGTCACTCATGAGGCGACCGATGATTGAAACTGACAATATCAGCGTTCCTGGCTTAACGCTGGCAGGTCATTCCGGTCTGCTTTTCAAAGTCATTAAAACAATGCCCGGCAAGGTTCCGGTTGAGGTCGGAGAAACTACAAAGATAGAGATCAGGGAGGAACCAGCATCCGAGGTGCTAGAGGATGTTTCGAGGATAAGCTACGAGGATATCGGAGGTCTTTCCGACCAGCTCGGCAGGGTCCGTGAGATCATTGAACTTCCATTAAAGCACCCTGAACTCTTCGAGAGGCTTGGGATTCATCCTCCGAAGGGGGTGCTGCTGCATGGTCCGCCAGGCACAGGAAAGACACTTATTGCCCGTGCCGTGGCAAACGAGTCCGGAGCCAATTTCTTTTC is a window from the Thermoplasmatales archaeon genome containing:
- a CDS encoding Isochorismatase family protein — translated: MRMDHLERLSRYSLSDPDNVSILVLNYSADQFEKIFSKMEFVTAIRFITEISGKLSIPINYANKEVSDNTLIRKFIDEKTSERSRFLPAMTAYDDRFREGFMRYIPQKGKVISVRSEDAFTSSTLIKSVSDSGRKAIYICGFRTEVDVNITALSCLSHGFFPVVVSDATSTFSERSFYSALDSMSQVVEVIDTRDLIKLWGDIDQL
- the pgk2_1 gene encoding 2-phosphoglycerate kinase — protein: MNQPTIVLIGGIPGVGKTSMAGEIAKALDIDIVLSGDYLREFIRPFGDYGKFAVMGTSVYDAWKYFGEKNRENVISGFLAQSEVMNTGLNAILRRALNNGENMVVEQLHFVPSQLEKDVFASIIPLYLYIKDIEVHRERLRERVNFTHSNSPGERLAEQLETYRLMMEYSMEESRARNVRIFESSDYHVAQKEIISYVTEQEKESHDKLQ
- a CDS encoding diphosphomevalonate decarboxylase, which gives rise to MTSFNEMGETLLHDLQRDDIFPELVDYSVSYDPGKITYALGYPITGIEKFLGYSDKIINIANFPSVSITTDFSRAHAFCQSLPGSGKDSVILDGQVDEKYTRRSEKALNYFKSLYGISGSFRFFVQRERRYKEAKGLGESAAIAAAVSRSLVLNVFGEKAVNDDQFVSRFARLVSGSGTRSVAGGLSMWMSFPSIRERMSIGFRLNADIGKLNIAAAPSASVLRTEDAHGVAMNSLFYDRWGQGKFQSCRNIARGNISEDDIMATAQTDFYRINAVLMSSGSIIQNHESLQLIEKIIEFRKKNDGLYFTSDTGPSIVLMSRDCSIISEFSEFSGLKFLEGSIVTEWDHTPCRDRLHDAEEYFNA
- a CDS encoding D-amino acid dehydrogenase small subunit, yielding MKNSSYDVIIVGAGIIGLSTAYHIKNESRNLRILVIDRAPSFAQGNTGKSAAGFRDLFSSEVNFKLSSSTIDFYRHVQENLGYDIGMNFVGYLFLMDDKQIGSGVVEEFSKRTRVKVLGKDEVSQIPNIRLIPEEQEKQLMDLADIDAGLLGLNCGIIEPDLISKFYYEELKKMGVEFSFSTELKKVNLEPVDPLNFPGEPFNWQKKKIASIDTNLGKLSADTYILATDVWTTALLDPVGIDSHVRPKKRQIFTITGKEIEETVMHSPINKDGVLPFTILPSHGVYIRPAPKERSMWIGLTDDIGRDFSFSEDPQPEPDFYNYSMAQVLSAYFPATSRAKIASSWAGYYSYSTTDMNPYVFRELNMVISTGTSGSGILKGDAIGRYTAAVYFGHSNVKLYGGKELDSSLLGVEKRNVERERFIL